The Branchiostoma lanceolatum isolate klBraLanc5 chromosome 7, klBraLanc5.hap2, whole genome shotgun sequence nucleotide sequence ATGCCTAGTGTTTTTATTGCGTGTCTCGAGCTCTGATAAAAGGAACATTTTTTGTTACATGTGAAAAGACGGTTATGGGGAATGTATGGATTGGAAGTGCCGTTTCAACCTTTGAAAATACGGTGTTGATTTTATGTTTCTATTCTGTGTCCTTTGGATGTTATTTGATGGTACCCtctatgttgttttgtttgtgtcgtAATGTTTTGATGCTCGGATCCTATGTCGCGTGATGGTTatcgggtttgcggaaaaagctgggctgtctacctggcctggctagctggcctgtctacctggcctgtctaccacgtcaggctagcaacccagaaactcagaaacccccattcatatccccacaaattgtgaggccccagtgcagccgtgccccctagcggaacgtttccaaagcacacccgttactctgggcgcggcacagcacacgccgatcgtcattcgaaaccgcgattttcgtcccctcttcttgattcctacgaagtttacatgaattgcttcatcgtctgaaaacgaacctgttgttaccatctcatgattctatcgccctttgtttatgttatccaaaggaactctcgaaaactgcattaccgaagtcacagacgtcgccgatcgccatcttacttcacgtgaccatgttcttcaagcttgcttcttcactggagggcgctgtttcAGTTGCCTCTGAACGCGGACCGGCGTATGTACCACATGGCTGACAGACTAAAAATTACTGATACTTCCGGTTCATGTTTAccgtctgctttgaaacaacagctttttttgtagcaaagtTTAACCCAGGCAGGGCGCTGTGAACTGCAGGCCGTATGTTGTTCCAATTAGTACGTCCGCCGGGGACGTCCCAGGACAGCTGTCCCAGATGTGCACCAGGGCACCCCCACCACGCCAGAAAGCCTGGGCGAGGCCCCGCCTTCTTGTCACTGGACTGAAATCAATCCCATAGTTACGAAGCAACAAGTTCCTCTATAACGTCTGCGCCAATATCCAGCATTATAACGCAGACCCGCAAACCTGTATGCTTTGtaatagttaggccatggctgaggcctttctatgAGAAAATAGGGAAGCTTCTCCCACAAGGGGCTTTCTAGACTCCGAGTGGGGGAGCTTCACTATTTTCgcatagaaaggcctcagccatggcctaactgttttagaacatggccacatccccgaagatccTCTTTCTATCAATATGAATCAGAGATATTGCTTTCAgcacatcatactagtattataaaaaagataaaaagtattatattgaagcagaatgacctgtaaacaagcttcgtACATCAGTCCTATCTGTTTTCAGAACCTGGCCACTACCAcaaagtttctcttttacaattcatccccgtggtctcaaaatattacatacagattttaaactgggattttttaactgtgagttactaaaatgttcctttccttttcattgtagtactggaactgtttgagttgagagcattatgtgtgttcttttcaaaaatctaaaaaatgtgattctgattcccagtttcccaactgtttataaacttgactttccatttcattgtaACGATTGCTTGAATTTGTGCCTGTTAGTCTGTGTCTGTTagatttgattcagtttgatacttttgttcttgtgtggctgtaagataACAATGTCCTTATGTGAATCAAATAATGAACCCTCCCTACCCCCTGGCAGTTAGCTGACACTGTGACCCAGGTCTCacatggcctaactattacCTTTGCGCTCTGTGTGTTCTCATCTGTTGCATGGAGCAATTTCGTAATTTGCCGTACACAAGTACCGTATGAGTCTCCTGCAGTTTGCTGAAAAGAAATCGGGGCACAATCTCCCCTTGCGGTCTTTGCAATATTGTTAGTGATTATCACAGCAAATATCTTTCCTGTTTGGTttaatttgactttgaattctGAACGAAAACTCCAGGCTTTTAATGCCTGCGCTACTTATGATGACGTGGATACGTCGGACTGTCCAAACGTTTTatagaaacatatatgtatacatggtacATGCTAGAAAGATATCGtcaattttgtcaacttctgaCGTACGTCTCTCATTGTCATTCTGGTCTACTTCTGACGAAAGTCTcccatcttttttgtttattcgttcAACCGGCCCACAAGCTGTTATGAAATAAACGCACAGGGTTGGGGTCAGGTTTCTACGTACTTAATGGGATTATAGTGGCGCCAAGTTACCACATGCCAGGTAAGGTACAGACTGGCAGTATACAACGGTCTACTCTTTGCCCCTGTAAATGATTACCCGTGTAATTTGAAGACATGGGAATGTTGTCACCGGCGCCTGAACCATCTGTCAACCAACACGACGGATTATATCTCCATCACAGCAAAGttgcacgcacgcacagacagacacgtccgtttcaggcacgagtgccatgtttattatcacCTTCTGGCAGAAGctgataataaacatggcactcgtGTCTGAGACTGGTATGAAATGGACATGAAAGTGTAAGCAGACTTACATACATCAACTCTGcattcgacccccccccctAGTAGTGaagtatccatatacatgtactgaggtcaatcattttgtataccattgtttcttgttttgcatgtatagttgtagaagaccatacgcgaaagtcgctgtacttttgtcgtgtcaataaagatttcttctatGTATTAGATAAAACAAGGAACCCTAGGCCTGTTCACTGTCCGTTTACGTTATGTTCCGTGTAATCAGCACACTGTGAAATATACACCGATCGTGGCCACTTTCTGGACAGGGCAGGACAGATACGGCCGTATCAAGGATCAAGGATGAAGGTCATTGTCATCTCAGCGTCCAGACATTGTTTTTTCGTGCTTGTAGGTTCAACAACTCTGCATTCACcttatttcaagaaaaaataaagaggTTAGAAACAGAACGTATTATAGTGTAacattgtatcaaatatcaatttatcaataaaaagatatacCATAGATACACCATAATCGTTGCAaggcatgtttattttccaaaaacttagCCTTCTTGATTATTAAAACGTGCGTGTTAAGATACCTATTTGGGTATTTGTGTTAAGATAGTTTGTTTAGATAGCCTTGTTTCAAAGCAGATGGTAAACATGGACCGgaaatgtatgaatttttagtctgtcaacGTCCGCCGACAGCCACGTGGTATGAACGTTACATATTCCGGTCCGCGTCCCGCCTACAGCCGGCCCAACCGTAAGACACATGGTTCCtttgtttatctaaactgttaGTATCGTTGTGTTCGCAACTTCACCCTGTCCCACAACTTACGCATTGAGATTCACACAAGTTGGGTTTGATACTCAATTCCGGGATGCCCCTGTAACCTGGGAGACACCGGTTAGGGAAGGGTGTCTACGCTGGagccggaagagacgtaaaatggtggctccaagttagatattgatacaaccTGTCAACAACGATGTATTCAGAgccaactctactctactctgaaacagcgccctccagtgaagcaagcttgaagaacatggtcacgtgaagtaagatggcgatcagcgacgtctgtgacttcgctaaatgcagttttcgagagttcctttggataacataaacaaagggcgatagaatcatgagatgggaacaacaggttcgttttcagacgatgaagcaattcatgtaaacttcgtaggaatcaagaagaggggacgaaaatcgcggtttcgaatgacgatcggCGTGTGCTGTGACGCGCCCAGCGTAacgggtgtgctttggaaacgttccgctagggggcgcgactgcactggggcctcacaatttgtggggatatgaatgggggtttctgagtttctgggttgctagcctgacgtggtagacaggccagctagccaggccaggtagacagcccagctttttccgcaaacccatgGTTTATCATGTATAAAAGGTATGGAGTGTTCGTTTATTTCTGTCTGAACCTTTCTGTGGCAGTTATATATATGTTCGGTTAGTTTCTGAATGACATTAACAAAGGACATAAACAAGTGGATATGTGTGGGTTTATGTTGAGATGGTGATCGTGATTTTTGAAGTTCTAGCGTGACGTCGTGGTCTTGTCTGGTAATTCCACGAATGGGCGGTTAGTATGACGATTGTTGCGATGGATATGTTGGAATGTGTGAAGTTTAAGAGTGACGTCGTGGTCTTGTCGGAAGCATGGGACGACAATTTCACGACTGGGTGGTTAGTATGTTCTGGAACGATGTGGAATCTTCGTACAGAAATAATTCAGGACGGTGCGTTTATCTACAAGACAGTGACAAAAATTAACTTTTTAGTTTTTCTGCAGTCGTTTAGATTCAAGTTATTCTTAGAATAATTGTATGCAGTTATTTGTCTCATATCGTTTGattgttttttcattacatAGGGAGGTAGGAATGATGACATTAATCGATAGCAACATAGGTCGGTGTTCAACAACGCTGATCGAGGTAATATGAAGAGGTGGCGCGTCCTCATGAAGCTGAGTCAGTGATAATGATCCCTCCCTTTGGCCTTTGAACACTGTTGCTGCGGCCCGTTAAGTGGATACAGATGCTTATCGTACGCAATGTCGAATTCTCCATCAAAAGGTACATAGTTTATGTGCAAAGTCGTTCTTTCAAATACACAGAACACAGAATCTTGAATACTGTAGGTCCGAACAACAGTGATTTACTAAATCGTTACAAACAATGATTAGAAAATGTATCAAACAACAATATTCGATATCCAAGTTATACTTAACTGCCAGGAAGGGACTTGGATGGGACAAAACTCATGCTCACATACATCGTATGTCACAAAGTTCAAGGGTATCCGTTAATAAGGCGAACATTCAGCGTCTttaacagtatacatgtataatgtataataaAGCAATAATGACTTCATCATAAGAATCATAATGTGTGGTTCAAAGACTTCAGCCATAAACCATGGGCTATAGCACTTCAAGGCTGTAAGGAACAAATTCACTAAATGCGTTCTAATCGATAACACGACTCGCTTAATCCAGGCACAATTAACTAATATTCAAAGTTATGACAGAATCAAAAGCATCATTCTTCAATGTCCTGCATATTTGTGTGGCACTGCTTGATGGGTACATCTCCACCAGTACTGTCTGTGTAAAGAAAGACAGGGGAAGACACACCCACTAAAACTTTTGGGTGGCGGCCGCCAGGAGCCAGAACGGAATCTTGATGAAGGACGGGATCCAAGGGGCCAGGCGCGTGTACCCGAACATGGACAACGAATCCTTGATGCGTCGAATGTTTGGTGGTTGTCTCCctggaaaaaacaacacagtCCCTATGAAAACATTTCCCTATACAATATCTTTTGTTTCTTACAATGAAGACCGTGGtatctctctccttccctcaACCTTTGGAAATGCTCACCAGTAAAAGCTGAAGTCACCTGCATCACacagattttgtttttgtattatCTTCAGCAAGGCTATGACACTAAACAACTGAGCTACAACAACCATTCCTGTCACAACACATCTACAACTGGGCCCGATTTGCTGTCTTCAATCTTTTGTGCTTGACATACGTGACAAGGGcttaactaaaaaaaatagataacaaTTTGTTTGATAACTGATTTTTGATGCATTGTAATTGCCATATTATCAATTTACAGATTTGCAAACAGGAGAAATATGTGCAGATGGTACAGTAGCAGTAAACTAATATTGATGTTAGCCCTAAGACAACCAAagaggaaaataaacaaaaaagtaacCAAACCAGGAAAGTAAACAACATTACTGCTAAATCTACCATCGATGTCCTTGAAGCCGTACACCTCTCCCATCTCAGCAGCGATCAGGATCTTCCCAGACCTCTTCATGATGTTTGGGTCTGTAGGAGGATTAAATAGGAAAATAACTATTGGCTCTTcaagtgacatataacaaataTATTCCTATGGAGCCATGCTGTTTAATTTGCTTATGAGATTAACCTTTAGGTCCCTGTTTTGATTGCAAATCAGGGGCTTATAGAGACAGACTCTTTCTAAAATTTGCAACAAGCAACAAACACATCTTCACATTTTATTGTTGTTAAAGATACCATAAAAGGCTGCTACTCACCAGCAGCTAGATGGACGACAGCCTTGCCAGCAAATTCTGGGGTCTCTCCCATTTCAAACACCCTCTGTATCTGTACAAAACGCCACAAATAAACTTAGACAAGACGGTCTTGTATATCTCTGCATATTTAGCAAAGATCCAGTCAGATATTAAGTCTTAcaactttttctttcatttaagTCATAAGATGCATGACCAAATGGGTTCATGAATGACAGAAACAGAGCGATCGCTTGTAATCATCACAACTTACATGATTGTGCTTCTGCTAACGTTCTGGTACCATAGGTACCTAAAATTTGAATCGTACATGCAATAGAATTtgagaacaaataaacagattaaaacaatttttcatacattttctGTTCAATGAAATATGATGGCTTACTGTTTCTGGATCCATGTCCATTCCCTGGGGGAAATAAAAGCATATCTATGATTAGGAGACAATGATATCAGAGACACAGCAAAATCAGAAACTCTTATGCTAGCAACGGTTAGAGATCCAGGTGATAGCATACACAATTGGCTGTAAATCAGTTTTAAATTATTCAATACATAATATGACACTGATATGAATCGAATACAATGTATTACCTTATCTACTTAGAGTGAAATATATCGAAGACAGTTTAACAATATAAATgtgtcaaaaaaaaaataacatgaacaGAATCAATGTTCTCATATGACGGGGGGCACTCAGAAGTAACACGTGCCCTATAAAAAGCATAAACTGACCCCTGCCATAGCTTCATCCCTATCCACATCCTGCCTTGGTCCAGCGTTGAGCATGTCCTTGATGTTCTCTGTCCTGACTGCTCCGGGCCAGAGGGACACAAACGCGACATTGTCCTTCTTCAGCTCGACAGCGCAGTCAGCCGCCATGCGGTCACACTGTAAGCAAACAACACAAAACCTTGTCAAACAAGTTTAATGTAAAATGATAATTAAAAATGCTAAATTAGAGGCCATTTTATTGAAAGCTTCATGGGACACATTTTGCACAGTCTAATTGTATATTCACGACTTTCTATCAGAATATTTCATAGACTTTTGGAAACTACAACAATATGGGTTTGCTTTACTTACATTTTCTTACTTCATCATTCTTGCTTttcaatccttttttttattatccTTTTCATCTGATTATTTTGTAATCTCCCCCGTCTATCATCTCTGTCTGTGCATCTTGATTTTCaatagaaaaatgaaaagatTGCTCACTGCAGCTTTGCCGATGCCATAAGTTGAGTTAATTGCGTAATTCAGCCCCCCTAATGACGAAATATTGATGATGAGACCCTTCTTCTGCGGCGCCATGATCCGTGCAGCGTACACAGAACAGATGTAGTGGTTCCTGAAACAGTCGGGAGACTCAGAGTTAGGGATAGGGGTTCTTCTGTTATATGTGAAAATATCTCAACTTTCCTAGAATGTTACTGTTAAACTTACATACTAGATACCTCTACTGCAGTGGGCTAACTGTTTGCAGCAATAATCGTACAGAGAGAGAATAGTCAAGGCAGCATACCTCAGTCCCACATTGTTGATGTCATCCCACAGTTCTGGGGGAAGAGTGTAGAATTTCTTGCCAGCAGCATCTCCGAACAGAACCTTGAGAAAGTAAGGACACAAACACAGAATGTACATAGACGTCTGCCAGAAATGAGGCAATGGAAGTATCTTAGAAGAGGGTgaatggtgtttagcaccagggagAGGAGTGCTTacctttgtgtggatggtgttcagcaccagggacaggagtgtttatctgtgtgtgtgtgtgtgtgtgtgtgtgtgtatgtgtgtgtgtgtgtgtgtgtgtgtgtgtgtgtgtgtgtgtgtgtgtgtgtgtgtgtgtgtgtggttttcagcaccagggaaaggtgtgctttgcctgtgtgtggatggtgttcagcatgaAGGACAGGTGTGCTTATCTGTGtgtggattgtgttcagcaccagggacaggagtgCTTacctttgtgtggatggtgtttagcacctgGGACAGGCGTGTTTAGCTGTTCATGCATGAATTACAATGTATAGACTACAATAGGATCAACTTGCGCATGGACCTAATTCAGTACTAGGCACCGGACTGGTTTGCTGCGCACACTAACTATTCTATGATACTGACCTTCACAGCCTTGTAGGCATTGTTGACGAGGACGTCCAGATGTCCATTCTGCTCCTGCTTCACCTTCTCAAACAACTTCTTGATGTCTTCATCCTTCTCATGGTCACACTGTACAGGGATGCACTTCCCTCCCCGCTTCTCAATCTACAAATCAAGACATAAAGTTACTTCATTGTGATAATCTAGAACGAGGCTAGCTTCACGATTTGCTCATGCAAAGCTATCCTTAACCTTAAATAGGGTCATTTAATTTTGATCTATTTTACACCTGTTGCACCTAAGCTTTGCACAGCATTGTTTATTAAAGATATCTATTGAGGATACTTGGTGTCAAAGAGTTCCACTTTAGAATAGTTTTaggggaaaatgtttttttgaaCACCCAGGGTGACTCACCTCCTCAGCACACTCCATAAGTGAAGTTCCCCTCCCATCAGGCTGCATGGTACGACCTACATACATCAAACATTTGTATCACTATTAGTTAAAGATTAATTTACTATTCCACTCAATTCCACTCTACTCTATCCTACTAAAGTGATGGCTTATTGTTTTGCTCTGTAATATAGAATTTCCACGTAGATGACTCCAGGAATTGCAAACTTCTGGGGAGGGGATGTGATCGTGGAACTTTGACTTGCAGCTATGATACTTAATCGCGTAACACCTACCAGTGATGTAAACCGTTGCTCCAGCCTCTCCCAGCTGTAGAGCTATGCCCTTTCCGATCCCACGGGACGCACCCGTAACTATGGCAACCCTACCGCTCAAGGGGTGGCTCATCTTGGCAGCTTTTGGTAGACACGTCTGAACCTCTAGGCCTCTTCCcttatgacctcaatgaaaagcgcaggtcgatttgagcttctcattaaATGATTAATAAACAACCAAACGCTTGTGACGACAATTAAAAGTTTACTGCAAACTGCATTAGCATCGCTAGATGGGGCGAGTGCACGGGCTGACTAACGATCTGCAAATTCAATGATTATCGCTGTATGGCGCGAATGCACTGTCTTCAGTCCAGTCCGTGCCTGAAGAACATGGCGGATCCTCAGGGAGACCGCAAGGTTGGTTTACTTATTAGGTCACAGTTGTTTGCACTCAGGCTTTGTCCTCCTGCATTCCACACGTTATGTTTGGGTGATTTATGCGGGGGGCGGCCGCCTTAACGATACTGTAACAGGCCGCCATTTGAACCTGCGCAGACAGAGTGAACCCATCGGCAGGTGCACCAGGTGTGCCATGGATGCACCTGGGACCCTCAGGAGAGGCCTTAGCAAGGCCCCAGCCAGGCCTTTGACTCAGGTAGTGTGATGAATGAAGCTTAAGACCTTGCTGTCACTGCTAAAGGAAACGATTGTCCATAGAAGGAGGTTAGGTTGTTTTTAGTATGAAGGGGAGGGGTGTGGCCTGGTGACcagtgacaacaacaacaggtttTTATCCTTAATTAGAGTATTTAGGCAGACAATAGGGCttgctagcctgagtaccagcctccgtagtgaccgctggctcaattcttatcgcttgctaaccacagagAGCTAAGGGCTTGCGGCTCTTTTCCACATCACTGGTACTTTGGAACACTAAGTGTTTCAGGAATGACTATAAAACTTAGACAGACTTGTTCTTTGTGATTATTTCCCTGTCCCTAACGTTATTGCCCCATTCCCAGTTTCCTGCAGTGATACCGCTGAATGTCGGGGGGCATGACTACACCACCAGCCTGTCCACCTTGCGTAAGTACGAGAGCTCCATGCTGGCCGCCATGTTCAGTGGGCGTTACCACGTCATCCAGGACGAACAGAAACGGTACTTCATTGACCGTGATGGAGACTTGTTCCAGTATATCTTGAAGTTCCTGCGAGATTCCGAAGTTCCTCCTCCTCAGGCGGCAGTGCAGGTGTACAAGGAAGCGCTGTACTACGGCCTTCATCCGCTGATCGAAATTCTCAAGTCATCCCCACCAGTTAGAGCTGAGTACGAGCTGAGAGAAAGTCTTCGCAATGCCCTACCAAAGTACAAAGAGTTCAAGGAAAAACTAGTTGACCTTGCATACGAGTTAGCCAGTACCTCACACTGTTCAGAAATATCTGTTCACCAGTACAGAGAGTTCCTGGTGGAAGGATTACAAGCGCAGACTTTATCCATTCGCAGGGACCTAACACGAGATGAAAGCACCATCCTCATTGGACCATTGAACGATTACGGAAAGGAGAGCCAGTTGGAAGAGTCGATGCTCCACTGTGTTTTATACGACCTTCGAGAGGAAGGTTTCAATGTGGACTTCAGGATGCGCGAGTCGGTGTGCGAGTATTGGACACAGAAGAACAAGAACAATGACATTCCCATGTACCATGAGTTTTATGACACAGTATGCTGTGCATTTACCTTCAACTGGTGGCCAACCAAAGGTGTAAAAAAGAAGTGAAATTTCCAGGAGATTATTGTCTTGAATATTCAAAACCTTCACAAACAGATAACTTGTCAGAGGAGCAGCTGAAGTGAAAAAGAAAGTCTTCTTATGTCTTAACTGTTGGTAAAAACCAAGGATACATGTGTGTTGTTAATATCCCATTGTAACTGTTTTCCAAAGATTTGTATAGATGTAGCGGTGTGTTCTTTAGACTGTAAGATATTGCTTCAACAGCTTGTAGCTTCGGAAATAGCTTATCATACACTGTACAACAGTCCAGTAAAAACCTTCAGCATTGAAATTATTGAGTAaagttgaaatacatgtacaaagcacTTTGACTCAGATGTTTATTTGGAGGTGATCACCGCATGTTAGAAGACAGAAAATAACAGAAAGAACATAAACACGGGCGTGGAGCTAGGAGAACTTCAGTGTCTTACAGATTAGTCACAGAGATCATGTGACATAATCCTCATGATTATGTAGATGTTTCATAATGGACCCTTTCTAGACATCAAAACAAGAGGCCCTTTCAGACATAGATACTGCTATGCCTATGCAAACAATTTTGCTGACTCTAAAATGCCCAACAGTATAGGATGGCTTGTCACACAAATGACAACAGACCTGATGTGGAACATACCAGCTGATGAAAGGAAACATGATGTTTGAAAACAATGTCTATAAACATACCAAATCTGTCATGTCAGATAGATCACACATGAACCAGACATAAGCATGTTTGGGTAGCACCAACTGAAGGACTGGCAATAATGTAATAAAAAATCATGCAATAAGAAAAACCAAACATGATGAGGCCATGCAAAAAGATTTCAGAACCCAATCCCAAGTTTAGCCTCTGGTTTGACAGCCTTTGATCTAGGTAGGGCTTTGTAGGAAAACATACTTTCATATGTGCCTGCATGAGGAAGTAACATGTCACAGTTTGTTGCAAATATGTGTAAAACACagtaaacatgaaaaacaatcaTTTGTATCTTTAATATGTGAAGACATAACCAAGGAACTTGACAGTAAATGTAAAGATTAATTAGTAATTGGATTTCTCTTCCTTATGTTTTCTTCTAGAACAAAGATGTACAAGGTAGACACCATTCACCtgattgtaagtacatgtacataagcatGTATGCAGAACGTAAGCATTTAAGGTTGTGTTTGCACATTTTAGGTTAATATTTCGTATCTAGGTTCATATAGTTGTAACGTTGATCAAAGAGAACGAAAGAGACTTGGCAGCTATAAGTtgaaatagcaggctaattactgTATGCACATTACATCTTGAATACATGCTATGGGTATATACATGTTCAACCCCATGTTTAACCTCCAAACTTACCTGTGTTCACCAGGACCAACTTGGTGCAGGAGAGTACTGAATGAAGGTTAAAATGACTATATGCGGTATTGTTAAGCATTCAAATGTTGTTTCTGACTCCACTCTTATGCACAatacaaatgtgttttattccatttttttaCATCATAAATTTCTGACTTCAAACTTCAATACTAAAGTAGTCATcaccttatcatcatcatgatcatcttGAATATCAAGAGACGTACACAAACATcttgtattttcttcttttatttcacCTCCTTGACTCCAGAGTTATCAAAAGCGTACGCTGCACTGGAAACAAATCTGCATGGCCACATAAAACTAGAGCACTGGCACCCTGGAGTTGTCCGCAGCACATAGTAGTATACCAAATGGGTAGGGAACATTTGATCAATGGAGGTTTACAATCTCAAAATCAACCTGATTATCAGTCCAGGAGCTGGGGaaggcatacatatattcaggAAAATGCTTTGCATCAGTCAGTGTAAATCCCATGGGAAGGGGGTGGGGGTTGAGGGTGGGTAACAAAGTCTCAGACAGGAAGCTGTCCACTGTGTGGACTTGTTTCTGCTATGAACATCCTTTTCTCATTGCAGAATTTTCAAACAACTGGAACATTAGTAAAATCTGTAAGCGCCAAGACATTACACTTAACTAGTTCATTTTCAGGCCACGTTTGCGGGACTTTCACTGGCAGGTACATGATAGTGTTAAGAAGTGTCCATCTAGCTAAGCTGTGTTTCAAACTGCTACAACAAAGCTACTCTAAAGGGAGCAAGAGCACTGTCCACTACGTGTTTTCAAATGGTTTTCCATCATTTGCACCGTTTGGCAGAAACATGTAGCTCTTAGAAAGCTGTTGACCTGGACATTATAAGACACGACATATTGGTTAGGCTGTTGAAACTAGCTTCTCTCCCCAGCCATTTTGGTGTGATGTCCAGCCGTGGGGATGCTCTACTTTGGCGGTGGGCCTCTATACGGAGTGAACAACCAGCCTGAAGAGGTCTGAGAATATGAACCAATTACTTCCATCATTCTTCAGGACAAACGTTTGGCTAAACCCGTGGGGTGGATCGTCATCCgtctggaaaacaacaacagtactgTCAGCACAGTTACACTGGGAAAAACTCTGTGAAGGCAAAGGTCAGATACAAGCCAACGGCCTTACACACACCGTGTTGGGAACATTCATTCTGTATCTGTTAGCAGGAAGTCAATTCTATTTGTATAGCAATCCTTTTATCAGCTAGCAGGACGTAGAAAAAAAGTACTAGGGGGAATAAAACACATTGTGtaccatagcaggttcatttttgtatgaaatgagttgaaatttggtacaaatgtaaaggaacCCCTCTTCTTGAGAATGAATATCTCACTGTGTCGTGCAGATTTTTACCAGcaactgagttgatttcaaaatgaccaCACACCCTTGGAAGCTTGTCAGAGGCAAACAGCAGTGAACGGGAATTTCAATTAGCAGTAAAGGGAAAATTTCCCTGACCCACTTACAATTAATCATTGTAGGAGACTGAAACTGCGCATGTATCAAAATGCAAATCTCTATAAGCCACAT carries:
- the LOC136439335 gene encoding BTB/POZ domain-containing protein KCTD7-like isoform X1; the encoded protein is MARMHCLQSSPCLKNMADPQGDRKFPAVIPLNVGGHDYTTSLSTLRKYESSMLAAMFSGRYHVIQDEQKRYFIDRDGDLFQYILKFLRDSEVPPPQAAVQVYKEALYYGLHPLIEILKSSPPVRAEYELRESLRNALPKYKEFKEKLVDLAYELASTSHCSEISVHQYREFLVEGLQAQTLSIRRDLTRDESTILIGPLNDYGKESQLEESMLHCVLYDLREEGFNVDFRMRESVCEYWTQKNKNNDIPMYHEFYDTVCCAFTFNWWPTKGVKKK
- the LOC136439335 gene encoding BTB/POZ domain-containing protein KCTD7-like isoform X2; amino-acid sequence: MDAPGTLRRGLSKAPARPLTQFPAVIPLNVGGHDYTTSLSTLRKYESSMLAAMFSGRYHVIQDEQKRYFIDRDGDLFQYILKFLRDSEVPPPQAAVQVYKEALYYGLHPLIEILKSSPPVRAEYELRESLRNALPKYKEFKEKLVDLAYELASTSHCSEISVHQYREFLVEGLQAQTLSIRRDLTRDESTILIGPLNDYGKESQLEESMLHCVLYDLREEGFNVDFRMRESVCEYWTQKNKNNDIPMYHEFYDTVCCAFTFNWWPTKGVKKK
- the LOC136439335 gene encoding BTB/POZ domain-containing protein KCTD7-like isoform X3, with protein sequence MLAAMFSGRYHVIQDEQKRYFIDRDGDLFQYILKFLRDSEVPPPQAAVQVYKEALYYGLHPLIEILKSSPPVRAEYELRESLRNALPKYKEFKEKLVDLAYELASTSHCSEISVHQYREFLVEGLQAQTLSIRRDLTRDESTILIGPLNDYGKESQLEESMLHCVLYDLREEGFNVDFRMRESVCEYWTQKNKNNDIPMYHEFYDTVCCAFTFNWWPTKGVKKK
- the LOC136439333 gene encoding dehydrogenase/reductase SDR family member 1-like, with the translated sequence MSHPLSGRVAIVTGASRGIGKGIALQLGEAGATVYITGRTMQPDGRGTSLMECAEEIEKRGGKCIPVQCDHEKDEDIKKLFEKVKQEQNGHLDVLVNNAYKAVKVLFGDAAGKKFYTLPPELWDDINNVGLRNHYICSVYAARIMAPQKKGLIINISSLGGLNYAINSTYGIGKAACDRMAADCAVELKKDNVAFVSLWPGAVRTENIKDMLNAGPRQDVDRDEAMAGGMDMDPETIQRVFEMGETPEFAGKAVVHLAADPNIMKRSGKILIAAEMGEVYGFKDIDGRQPPNIRRIKDSLSMFGYTRLAPWIPSFIKIPFWLLAAATQKF